Proteins from a genomic interval of Thamnophis elegans isolate rThaEle1 chromosome 2, rThaEle1.pri, whole genome shotgun sequence:
- the RAD54L2 gene encoding helicase ARIP4 isoform X2 — MSDESASGSDPDVDPDLEQEDLEEEEEEEDDEEAMEEDNDGDDEEDLLDENDQSREAPFESDLVQHGEDGEWQHSTSTTSSQSEQAEKLLQNQHQSLASEDTKKKRAQKPSHMRRNIRKLLREDQLEAVTKAAQQEELERRKRLEQQRKDYQASIPTVPLEFLPEEIALRTAEVAQLPPQVLNEEVICLDSTSSGSEDDSKGRLHSIKDEVIELSSGDDEALHIVDSSDSGNEGDDDNTEESSGAHVNDALNQLDASGQVIININHPPNEEDLYLAPQLARAVKPHQIGGIRFLYDNLVESLERFKTSSGFGCILAHSMGLGKTLQVISFLEVLFRHIEAKTVLAIVPVNTLQNWLAEFNMWLPAPEALPADYDPKEIQPRTFKVHILNDEHKTTAARAKVVTEWVTDGGVLLMGYEMYRLLSLKKSFATGRKKKSKKQTGPVIIDVDEEDRQQELLKGIEKALSRPGPDVVICDEGHRIKNCHASTSQALKNIRSRRRVVLTGYPLQNNLIEYWCMVDFVRPDFLGTRQEFSNMFERPILNGQCIDSTPQDVRLMRYRSHVLHSLLEGFVQRRGHNVLKVQLPYKEEHVILVRLSKIQRALYTEFMNRFRDAGNSGWLGLNPLKAFCVCCKIWNHPDVLYEALQKENLANEQDLDVDDLGTAGTNSRCQSQGIKMKTESNALPSTIGEATNSKYIQGIGFSPFQERANQVVTYEWAKDILCDYQTGVLQNSPKMVLLFHLVEESVKLGDKLLVFSQSLSTLCVIEDFLAKRPVPSPPGLDAQGTHNWIRNVNYYRLDGSTSASERERLINQFNDPSNTSVCLFLLSTRAGCLGVNLIGANRVIVFDASWNPCHDAQAVCRVYRYGQKKPCHIYRLVSDYTLEKKIYDRQISKQGMSDRVVDDLNPVLNFTRREVENLLHFVEEESEPPQLPFSPNKIKESVLQLACLKYPHLITKEPFQHESLLIDRKEHKLTKAEKKAAKKSYEEEKRASVPYTRPSYAQYYPATDQNLANIPAFNQRNWRPSLKGEDRPVASVRPVQSTPIPMMPRHVPLGSMGAASVSNPAINFPINYLQRAGVLVQKIVTTTDIVIPGTNTSTDVQARISAGESIHIIRGTKGTYIRTSDGRIFAIRTTGKPKGSEDHRMVASGSQGPSVESTSNGRHNASSPKPPNPEELTRPISPDSPEIISELQQYAEAAAARESKHNSPTTNTTPGYPTRKDNAAHATARGGTEQRVGTHGLASSSALPATSQHVDGHSVLDLRGNKRKSSSPSGPDEQAHRQQKKRSLPTTGQPYESGYPVSGVENRGVLNKLLDNLSLDAPWD; from the exons AAAACTGCTGCGGGAAGACCAGTTGGAGGCTGTGACAAAAGCAGCACAACAGGAGGAACTGGAAAGAAGAAAACGGCTGGAGCAGCAAAGGAAGGATTACCAAGCCAGCATCCCCACTGTACCTTTAGAGTTTCTCCCAG AGGAAATTGCTTTAAGAACTGCAGAAGTTGCTCAGCTTCCCCCCCAAGTGTTAAATGAAGAGGTCATCTGCTTAGACAGCACCAGCAGTGGTAGTGAGGACGACTCCAAAGGAAGACTCCACAGCATTAAAGATG AAGTGATAGAATTAAGTTCAGGAGACGATGAAGCCCTCCATATTGTAGACAGCAGTGATTCTGGCAACGAAGGCGATGATGATAATACTGAAGAGAGCAGTGGTGCCCATGTGAATGATGCTCTAAATCAGTTAGATGCTTCAGGACAAGTAATTATTAACATCAACCATCCACCAAATGAGGAAGACCTATATCTGGCTCCTCAACTTGCACGAGCAGTAAAGCCTCACCAG ATTGGTGGTATTCGTTTCCTGTATGATAATTTGGTGGAATCCCTGGAAAGATTTAAAACCAGCAGTGGGTTTGGCTGCATCTTAGCTCATAGCATGGGGCTGGGCAAGACTCTGCAAGTCATCTCCTTTTTGGAAGTACTTTTCCGTCATATTGAAGCAAAGACTGTCCTGGCAATTGTACCT GTAAATACTCTTCAGAACTGGTTAGCAGAGTTCAACATGTGGCTTCCAGCACCAGAAGCTCTTCCTGCTGACTATGACCCAAAAGAGATTCAGCCTCGCACTTTTAAAGTCCACATTTTGAATGATGAACACAA GACCACTGCAGCACGTGCCAAAGTGGTAACTGAGTGGGTGACAGATGGTGGTGTACTGTTGATGGGCTATGAGATGTACCGCCTACTTTCATTGAAGAAATCCTTTGCTACGGgcagaaagaagaaaagcaaaaagcaaactGGCCCTGTCATTATTGATGTGGATGAAGAAGATCGTCAGCAGGAGCTCTTAAAAG gaATTGAGAAAGCTTTATCCCGGCCTGGACCGGATGTGGTCATTTGTGATGAGGGACACCGGATAAAGAATTGTCATGCAAGCACCTCTCAGGCTTTGAAAAACATCAGATCTCGGCGAAGGGTAGTTCTGACTGGCTATCCTCTGCAGAACAATCTAATTGAATATTGGTGTATGGTAGACTTTGTACGTCCCGACTTTCTTGGTACCCGGCAGGAATTCAGTAATATGTTTGAGCGCCCTATCCTGAACGGACAGTGTATTGACAGCACCCCCCAAGATGTTCGTCTAATGAGGTATCGCAGTCATGTCCTCCACAGCTTGTTGGAAGGCTTTGTACAAAG aCGAGGGCACAATGTGCTGAAAGTTCAGCTTCCCTATAAGGAAGAACACGTTATCTTAGTGCGCTTGTCAAAAATCCAGCGGGCTCTTTATACTGAGTTCATGAATAGGTTTCGTGATGCAGGCAATAGCGGCTGGCTGGGACTGAACCCACTTAAAGCTTTCTGTGTTTGTTGTAAG ATATGGAATCACCCTGATGTTCTATATGAAGCATTGCAAAAAGAAAATTTGGCAAACGAGCAAGATCTGGATGTAGATGACCTTGGCACAGCTGGTACCAATTCACGCTGCCAGTCACAGGgcataaaaatgaaaacagagaGCAATGCTCTGCCATCTACAATTGGGGAGGCTACCAATAGCAAGTATATTCAGGGCATTGGCTTCAGTCCATTTCAGGAAAGAGCCAATCAGGTTGTAACGTATGAATGG GCTAAAGATATCCTTTGTGATTATCAGACAGGAGTCTTACAAAATTCACCTAAGATGGTGCTGTTGTTTCATTTAGTAGAAGAAAGTGTGAAACTTGGAGATAAACTACTGGTGTTCAG CCAAAGCCTTTCCACATTGTGTGTCATTGAAGATTTCTTGGCAAAAAGACCAGTGCCTTCTCCCCCAGGCTTGGATGCACAAGGAACCCATAATTGGATCCGAAATGTGAATTATTATA GACTGGATGGAAGTACCTCTGCCTCAGAGAGAGAACGATTGATTAACCAATTCAATGATCCTAGCAACACTTCTGTTTGTCTCTTCCTTCTCTCAACAAG agCTGGGTGTTTAGGTGTGAACCTTATTGGTGCAAACAGAGTGATAGTATTTGATGCTTCTTGGAATCCGTGCCATGATGCACAGGCAGTATGTCGGGTATATCGCTATGGACAGAAGAAGCCTTGCCACATCTACCGGCTAGTTTCTGATTACACTTTGGAAAAGAAAATTTATGACCGTCAGATCTCCAAGCAAGGGATGTCAG ATCGTGTTGTGGATGATTTGAATCCAGTGTTGAACTTTACCAGGAGGGAGGTGGAAAACTTGCTGCACTTTGTGGAAGAGGAATCTGAGCCTCCCCAGCTTCCATTTAGCCCCAATAAGATCAAGGAATCTGTTTTACAGCTGGCCTGTCTCAAGTACCCTCACCTCATCACCAAG GAGCCTTTCCAGCACGAGTCCCTGCTAATCGATCGTAAAGAGCACAAGCTCACCAAGGCAGAGAAAAAAGCTGCAAAAAAGAGCTATGAGGAAGAAAAGCGTGCATCTGTCCCTTATACCCGTCCTTCCTATGCTCAGTATTACCCAGCCACTGACCAGAATCTGGCAAATATTCCTGCCTTCAATCAAAGGAACTG GCGGCCAAGCCTGAAAGGTGAGGACCGGCCAGTGGCAAGCGTACGTCCTGTTCAGTCCACCCCTATTCCAATGATGCCTCGTCATGTCCCCTTAGGCAGTATGGGAGCAGCTTCAGTTTCCAATCCTGCTATTAACTTCCCCATCAATTACCTGCAACGAGCTGGTGTCCTCGTGCAGAAGATTGTCACCACAACAG ATATAGTGATTCCAGGTACGAATACTTCCACAGATGTGCAGGCAAGAATCAGCGCTGGTGAAAGCATACATATTATCCGTGGGACTAAAG GAACGTACATCCGGACTAGTGATGGGCGGATCTTTGCTATCCGAACTACTGGCAAGCCGAAGGGCAGTGAAGATCATCGCATGGTTGCTTCAG GATCCCAGGGTCCATCTGTTGAATCCACAAGCAATGGCAGACACAATGCCTCATCACCCAAACCTCCCAACCCCGAGGAGCTCACTCGGCCTATTTCGCCAGACAGCCCTGAAATCATCAGCGAACTGCAGCAATATGCAGAGGCGGCAGCTGCCCGTGAGTCCAAACACAATTCTCCTACCACCAATACGACACCTGGATACCCCACTCGGAAAGACAATGCAGCCCACGCGACAGCTCGCGGCGGAACTGAGCAGCGAGTAGGGACCCATGGTTTGGCTTCTTCCTCAGCCTTGCCAGCCACTAGTCAACATGTTGACGGCCACTCAGTGCTGGACTTACGAGGGAATAAGCGTAAGTCAAGTTCACCATCTGGTCCAGATGAGCAAGCCCATCGCCAGCAGAAGAAACGCTCCCTGCCAACTACAGGTCAACCATATGAAAGTGGGTACCCTGTCTCTG GAGTTGAAAACCGAGGGGTTCTGAACAAACTTCTGGACAACTTGTCTTTGGATGCACCatgggattaa
- the RAD54L2 gene encoding helicase ARIP4 isoform X1 — translation MSDESASGSDPDVDPDLEQEDLEEEEEEEDDEEAMEEDNDGDDEEDLLDENDQSREAPFESDLVQHGEDGEWQHSTSTTSSQSEQAEKLLQNQHQSLASEDTKKKRAQKPSHMRRNIRKLLREDQLEAVTKAAQQEELERRKRLEQQRKDYQASIPTVPLEFLPEEIALRTAEVAQLPPQVLNEEVICLDSTSSGSEDDSKGRLHSIKDEVIELSSGDDEALHIVDSSDSGNEGDDDNTEESSGAHVNDALNQLDASGQVIININHPPNEEDLYLAPQLARAVKPHQIGGIRFLYDNLVESLERFKTSSGFGCILAHSMGLGKTLQVISFLEVLFRHIEAKTVLAIVPVNTLQNWLAEFNMWLPAPEALPADYDPKEIQPRTFKVHILNDEHKTTAARAKVVTEWVTDGGVLLMGYEMYRLLSLKKSFATGRKKKSKKQTGPVIIDVDEEDRQQELLKGIEKALSRPGPDVVICDEGHRIKNCHASTSQALKNIRSRRRVVLTGYPLQNNLIEYWCMVDFVRPDFLGTRQEFSNMFERPILNGQCIDSTPQDVRLMRYRSHVLHSLLEGFVQRRGHNVLKVQLPYKEEHVILVRLSKIQRALYTEFMNRFRDAGNSGWLGLNPLKAFCVCCKIWNHPDVLYEALQKENLANEQDLDVDDLGTAGTNSRCQSQGIKMKTESNALPSTIGEATNSKYIQGIGFSPFQERANQVVTYEWAKDILCDYQTGVLQNSPKMVLLFHLVEESVKLGDKLLVFSQSLSTLCVIEDFLAKRPVPSPPGLDAQGTHNWIRNVNYYRLDGSTSASERERLINQFNDPSNTSVCLFLLSTRAGCLGVNLIGANRVIVFDASWNPCHDAQAVCRVYRYGQKKPCHIYRLVSDYTLEKKIYDRQISKQGMSDRVVDDLNPVLNFTRREVENLLHFVEEESEPPQLPFSPNKIKESVLQLACLKYPHLITKEPFQHESLLIDRKEHKLTKAEKKAAKKSYEEEKRASVPYTRPSYAQYYPATDQNLANIPAFNQRNWRPSLKGEDRPVASVRPVQSTPIPMMPRHVPLGSMGAASVSNPAINFPINYLQRAGVLVQKIVTTTDIVIPGTNTSTDVQARISAGESIHIIRGTKGTYIRTSDGRIFAIRTTGKPKGSEDHRMVASGSQGPSVESTSNGRHNASSPKPPNPEELTRPISPDSPEIISELQQYAEAAAARESKHNSPTTNTTPGYPTRKDNAAHATARGGTEQRVGTHGLASSSALPATSQHVDGHSVLDLRGNKRKSSSPSGPDEQAHRQQKKRSLPTTGQPYESGYPVSGGFTMPSVPLNHNLTHPFAPQAGNSLYMGTGSSYYQLPSLLSDPHLMFPVTTDPLLTAGTASSSAATSATSVPSFMLNPSMTGVLSNYSLPFSQSLLSEPRMFAPFPTPVLSSSLPRSMASAYPGFMTPHTGYPAGGLLRSQVPPFDTREVSEVGCSSNEDEDKDDDVIEITGK, via the exons AAAACTGCTGCGGGAAGACCAGTTGGAGGCTGTGACAAAAGCAGCACAACAGGAGGAACTGGAAAGAAGAAAACGGCTGGAGCAGCAAAGGAAGGATTACCAAGCCAGCATCCCCACTGTACCTTTAGAGTTTCTCCCAG AGGAAATTGCTTTAAGAACTGCAGAAGTTGCTCAGCTTCCCCCCCAAGTGTTAAATGAAGAGGTCATCTGCTTAGACAGCACCAGCAGTGGTAGTGAGGACGACTCCAAAGGAAGACTCCACAGCATTAAAGATG AAGTGATAGAATTAAGTTCAGGAGACGATGAAGCCCTCCATATTGTAGACAGCAGTGATTCTGGCAACGAAGGCGATGATGATAATACTGAAGAGAGCAGTGGTGCCCATGTGAATGATGCTCTAAATCAGTTAGATGCTTCAGGACAAGTAATTATTAACATCAACCATCCACCAAATGAGGAAGACCTATATCTGGCTCCTCAACTTGCACGAGCAGTAAAGCCTCACCAG ATTGGTGGTATTCGTTTCCTGTATGATAATTTGGTGGAATCCCTGGAAAGATTTAAAACCAGCAGTGGGTTTGGCTGCATCTTAGCTCATAGCATGGGGCTGGGCAAGACTCTGCAAGTCATCTCCTTTTTGGAAGTACTTTTCCGTCATATTGAAGCAAAGACTGTCCTGGCAATTGTACCT GTAAATACTCTTCAGAACTGGTTAGCAGAGTTCAACATGTGGCTTCCAGCACCAGAAGCTCTTCCTGCTGACTATGACCCAAAAGAGATTCAGCCTCGCACTTTTAAAGTCCACATTTTGAATGATGAACACAA GACCACTGCAGCACGTGCCAAAGTGGTAACTGAGTGGGTGACAGATGGTGGTGTACTGTTGATGGGCTATGAGATGTACCGCCTACTTTCATTGAAGAAATCCTTTGCTACGGgcagaaagaagaaaagcaaaaagcaaactGGCCCTGTCATTATTGATGTGGATGAAGAAGATCGTCAGCAGGAGCTCTTAAAAG gaATTGAGAAAGCTTTATCCCGGCCTGGACCGGATGTGGTCATTTGTGATGAGGGACACCGGATAAAGAATTGTCATGCAAGCACCTCTCAGGCTTTGAAAAACATCAGATCTCGGCGAAGGGTAGTTCTGACTGGCTATCCTCTGCAGAACAATCTAATTGAATATTGGTGTATGGTAGACTTTGTACGTCCCGACTTTCTTGGTACCCGGCAGGAATTCAGTAATATGTTTGAGCGCCCTATCCTGAACGGACAGTGTATTGACAGCACCCCCCAAGATGTTCGTCTAATGAGGTATCGCAGTCATGTCCTCCACAGCTTGTTGGAAGGCTTTGTACAAAG aCGAGGGCACAATGTGCTGAAAGTTCAGCTTCCCTATAAGGAAGAACACGTTATCTTAGTGCGCTTGTCAAAAATCCAGCGGGCTCTTTATACTGAGTTCATGAATAGGTTTCGTGATGCAGGCAATAGCGGCTGGCTGGGACTGAACCCACTTAAAGCTTTCTGTGTTTGTTGTAAG ATATGGAATCACCCTGATGTTCTATATGAAGCATTGCAAAAAGAAAATTTGGCAAACGAGCAAGATCTGGATGTAGATGACCTTGGCACAGCTGGTACCAATTCACGCTGCCAGTCACAGGgcataaaaatgaaaacagagaGCAATGCTCTGCCATCTACAATTGGGGAGGCTACCAATAGCAAGTATATTCAGGGCATTGGCTTCAGTCCATTTCAGGAAAGAGCCAATCAGGTTGTAACGTATGAATGG GCTAAAGATATCCTTTGTGATTATCAGACAGGAGTCTTACAAAATTCACCTAAGATGGTGCTGTTGTTTCATTTAGTAGAAGAAAGTGTGAAACTTGGAGATAAACTACTGGTGTTCAG CCAAAGCCTTTCCACATTGTGTGTCATTGAAGATTTCTTGGCAAAAAGACCAGTGCCTTCTCCCCCAGGCTTGGATGCACAAGGAACCCATAATTGGATCCGAAATGTGAATTATTATA GACTGGATGGAAGTACCTCTGCCTCAGAGAGAGAACGATTGATTAACCAATTCAATGATCCTAGCAACACTTCTGTTTGTCTCTTCCTTCTCTCAACAAG agCTGGGTGTTTAGGTGTGAACCTTATTGGTGCAAACAGAGTGATAGTATTTGATGCTTCTTGGAATCCGTGCCATGATGCACAGGCAGTATGTCGGGTATATCGCTATGGACAGAAGAAGCCTTGCCACATCTACCGGCTAGTTTCTGATTACACTTTGGAAAAGAAAATTTATGACCGTCAGATCTCCAAGCAAGGGATGTCAG ATCGTGTTGTGGATGATTTGAATCCAGTGTTGAACTTTACCAGGAGGGAGGTGGAAAACTTGCTGCACTTTGTGGAAGAGGAATCTGAGCCTCCCCAGCTTCCATTTAGCCCCAATAAGATCAAGGAATCTGTTTTACAGCTGGCCTGTCTCAAGTACCCTCACCTCATCACCAAG GAGCCTTTCCAGCACGAGTCCCTGCTAATCGATCGTAAAGAGCACAAGCTCACCAAGGCAGAGAAAAAAGCTGCAAAAAAGAGCTATGAGGAAGAAAAGCGTGCATCTGTCCCTTATACCCGTCCTTCCTATGCTCAGTATTACCCAGCCACTGACCAGAATCTGGCAAATATTCCTGCCTTCAATCAAAGGAACTG GCGGCCAAGCCTGAAAGGTGAGGACCGGCCAGTGGCAAGCGTACGTCCTGTTCAGTCCACCCCTATTCCAATGATGCCTCGTCATGTCCCCTTAGGCAGTATGGGAGCAGCTTCAGTTTCCAATCCTGCTATTAACTTCCCCATCAATTACCTGCAACGAGCTGGTGTCCTCGTGCAGAAGATTGTCACCACAACAG ATATAGTGATTCCAGGTACGAATACTTCCACAGATGTGCAGGCAAGAATCAGCGCTGGTGAAAGCATACATATTATCCGTGGGACTAAAG GAACGTACATCCGGACTAGTGATGGGCGGATCTTTGCTATCCGAACTACTGGCAAGCCGAAGGGCAGTGAAGATCATCGCATGGTTGCTTCAG GATCCCAGGGTCCATCTGTTGAATCCACAAGCAATGGCAGACACAATGCCTCATCACCCAAACCTCCCAACCCCGAGGAGCTCACTCGGCCTATTTCGCCAGACAGCCCTGAAATCATCAGCGAACTGCAGCAATATGCAGAGGCGGCAGCTGCCCGTGAGTCCAAACACAATTCTCCTACCACCAATACGACACCTGGATACCCCACTCGGAAAGACAATGCAGCCCACGCGACAGCTCGCGGCGGAACTGAGCAGCGAGTAGGGACCCATGGTTTGGCTTCTTCCTCAGCCTTGCCAGCCACTAGTCAACATGTTGACGGCCACTCAGTGCTGGACTTACGAGGGAATAAGCGTAAGTCAAGTTCACCATCTGGTCCAGATGAGCAAGCCCATCGCCAGCAGAAGAAACGCTCCCTGCCAACTACAGGTCAACCATATGAAAGTGGGTACCCTGTCTCTGGTGGGTTCACCATGCCCTCTGTCCCTTTAAACCACAACTTAACCCATCCATTTGCTCCCCAAGCAGGCAACTCATTGTACATGGGCACAGGCTCCTCCTATTACCAGCTGCCTAGCTTGCTGTCAGATCCTCATTTGATGTTCCCTGTGACTACTGACCCTCTGCTGACAGCGGGCACTGCTAGTTCTTCTGCTGCTACCTCAGCCACCAGTGTCCCCTCTTTCATGTTAAACCCCTCCATGACGGGGGTGCTCTCCAACTATTCGCTGCCCTTCTCACAGTCACTCCTCTCTGAGCCCAGGATGTTTGCTCCTTTTCCAACCCCTGTCTTATCCAGCAGCCTTCCCAGGAGCATGGCATCTGCCTACCCTGGCTTCATGACACCTCACACGGGATATCCAGCGGGGGGCCTTCTTCGGTCTCAGGTGCCTCCATTTGACACCCGTGAGGTCTCTGAGGTGGGCTGCAGCTCCAACGAGGATGAGGACAAAGATGATGATGTAATAGAAATCACAGGGAAGTAA